The stretch of DNA ACCTGCATATGCACCCCCAGGATGCAGCGCAGGTCGGAATCGCCGAGGGGGCCCTCGCCGATGTCATTTCGCCAGTCGCCACCGTGCGCGTGCCCGTGCGTATCATCGAGGATCTGATGCCCGGATCGGTTGCCCTGCCGCACGGCTGGGGCCACCAACATGCCGACGGCCTGGGCGTGGCGAGTCGCACCTCGGGCGTGAACGTCAACCTGCTCGCCGCGGATGGGCCCGAACGGATCGAACGCCTCTCGGGCATGGCGCACCTCACCGGGATCGACGTCGAGATCCGACCTGCGGCCGGCGCGCTGGATCCGACCTCCTGGTCGGGCCTTCCGGCGGAGTCTCCCGTCAATCCAGAACCTCAAGATCGAACCGCCTGACGCCACTTCTCGCGCAGGCGGCTCGGGGAAACAGCCTGAAACCCGCGACTGTACTCAGGCCATCAAGCTTGCGCGATCCATATCGATCGTCCCTGGCAACACGGATCCTCGGGGGTAAAGGAGAGGTCGCACATTCCCGAGGCTTTGAGATGAAATCGATATTGCGCGGGATCCAGACTTGCATGATAGACCGACTGGCCTTCCACGGTGCCCCAGACCTCGCCTGCCTGCGGCCCTGAGGTGAACATGAGGACGCCGCCTGCCACCAGATGCCGGGAGAAGACCGGAAACATCGCGATCTGGTCAGACACCGGAAGGTGAAAGAAGCTATCCCATGCCAGGATGGCATCAAAGACCCTCCCGAGTTCCAATCCTCGCATATCCGCGGTCAGCACCTCGCAATCGGGCAGGTTGCGTTGAAAGATTGCGGTCATTCCCGATGCGCCGTCCACACCAGTCACCGCCGCACCCTGGCCATGGAGATAGGCCGCAATCGGGCGCCCGGAACCACAGCCAAGGTCGAGGACGCGCTGGCCCGGCGCCAATGCGAGAAATCGATCCAGGTAAGGTTTCTCGAAAAGAGAGCAATCCCGGTGAAGATCCCAACCAGTCGCCACACGATTGTATGTCGGCAGAACATCCTCTCGCGGCTTCGACATGGTAGATTTTTCCTCTGATAGCCTCTGGTCCTACGCCGAGTGCATCACCGCGACCTCATCGAGATAGAAGATATTCCCTTCCGGGTCAGCGAACATTGCCATGAAGCCACCCCAGGGCTGCCGCGTCGGAGGCAGAGAAAACGTCACACCCAAAGCAGTCAGCCTCGCGTGCTCGGCCTCGAGATCCGCAACCGCCAGCCCCACTCCGGTATGCCGACCCACAAGTTCGTCTTGCCGGGGCTCGGCCACCGCAAGCCCGAGCGAGATCGCTCCCGCCCGGAACGCGGCATAACCGTGTTCCTGTTCATAAGAGACTCGCACCAAGCCCAGCGTGCCTTCATAGAAGTCGACGGCTCGATCAAGGTCACTCACGAAGATGTTCACGTAAGCAAGATTCAAGAGGAAGCCCCGCTGCCGCTCGACTGTTTCAGCCCTTGCGGTTGGCGAGGTTCTGGAGCCTTCAGAACCGCCACAATACAAATGACCAGGTTCTCGACGATCTGCCGCCACTGGTCTTCGTCACCCGAGGCAGGAGACGACGGGCCGCGGGCATGGTCCGCCAGCCCATGAAAAAGCATACCGGTCACCAGCAACATCCTTGGACCCACGGCATCGTGAGGCAGGCGCCGCGAGCGCTCGGACAGATGGCTCATCAAGCGGACTGCTGTCGGACTGGCCGTGCTTTCCCGGGACATCGGCGAGTATTCGGGGTGTCCGAGAAGACCCGCACTCATGCACAGGTAGGCCCGCCCACCCGGAGTCGATCGCACATGCTCTGCCAGTGGATACACCAGAGCTTCGACGAACCCGCGCAGCCGCGGCGCGGGTCTGCTTTCGAGTTCCTCCAGAAGCTGGATGCGATGGGCTTCGATCGCCGGCTGATGTTTGGCCCGGACAGCCGCGACCATGCCCGCCTTGTCGTGAAAATGATATTGAACCGCCGAGCGGTTTCTCTGCCCTGCCGCCACACCAATCTCGACCAACGATACGGCATCGACGCCTCGGGCGGCGAAGAGCTCTTCGGCAGCCGCGATAATACGATCCCGCGTCGCGGTGCCGGGTTCCCTTCGCGCTGCTTGCCCGGTGCCATCACCCCTCTGCTGCACCTCCGAATCACGACCGCTTGACATATTTAATACTCTAGTATCAATGGGGTTCCTTTACCAGAGCCAGAAGTTCGAATTCGCCCCTACGGGGCGGGGAGGTCATCGTTTGCGGTTTCCATGGAATTACTTTCTGCTCGGAGTGTGCAGCCTGCTGCTCACTCCCGCCCGCCCCATCGCGGCCCCGGCCATGGACCGGCCCAATATCATCGTCATGCTGGCCGACGATCTGGGATGGGCGGACGTGGGCTTCCACGGCGGCCCGATTGACACTCCCGGCCTTGATCGATTGGCCCGGGAAGGTCTTGAACTGGAACGCTTCTACACAACACCCATCTGCTCACCCACCCGTGCGGCCTTGATGACCGGACGAGATCCGATGCGGCTCGGCATCGCCTACGCCGTGATCATGCCGTGGCGCAACAATGGCGTTCATCCCGACGAACACTTTATGCCCGAAAGCTTCCGCGCCGCCGGGTACCAGACCGCCATGGTCGGCAAATGGCACCTCGGCCACTCTCAGCAAACCTATCACCCAAATGAGCGCGGCTTCGAGCACTTCTACGGCCACCTCCATACCGAGGTCGGCTATTTCCCTCCGTTTGCCGCGCAGGGGGGACGAGACTTTCAACGCAACGGCGTAAGCATCGAGGATGAAGGCTACGAAACGTTCCTGATGGGAGAAGAGGCCTCTCGGTGGATTCGCGACCGGGACAAAAACAAACCCTTCTTTCTCTATGTCCCGTTTCTTGCTCCCCACACGCCGCTGGACGCCCCCGAAGACTTGCAGGAGAAATATGCCGACCTGGTCGACGACCGCGAACCGACTCGCAGTCGCGAATCCGATCGATCCCGTATGATCGGAAAATTGACGCTCCGCCCCAGTGCCCGACCGATGTATGCCGCGGTTGTCGACGCGATGGATCAGGCAATCGCACAAATCCTCGACACGCTGGACCAGCAGGGGATCGCCGACAACACCATCGTCCTTTTCTTCAGCGACAATGGCGGCGCAGCCTACGCAACAGGCGGCGCGGACAATGCGCCGCTGCGTGGTGGCAAGGGCGATACCTTCGAAGGCGGCATCCGGGTGGTTTCGGTCATGCGATGGCCCAAGGAGATTCCTGCAGGCGAAAAGTTCCCCGAGATCTCATCGGTGATGGACGTTTTTCCCACCCTGGCTGCCGCCGCAGGAGTCTCGTCCGGTGCCGCAAAGGAGCTGGATGGGCGGAATCTATGGCCCGCCATCCAGGGCACGGGCAAAGCGCCTGCTTTGGATGACTACCTCTTTTTCACTTCCGAAACGCCGATCCGCGGCTCGTTCAGTTTCACGGCGTTCGACGACGAGTGGAAACTGGTGCAGGAAATCCAGCAGGGCTTTCTATCGGCGGACGTCACCAACTACCTCTTTCGGATCGACGATGACCCCCATGAGCGAAACAATCTGGCGGCGGCCAATCCCGAAGTGGTCGCGCGAATGTCCGATGCCATCCAGCGCTGGCGCCTTCTTTACCCGGTCTCGGGGACGCGTTCGGAATTGGTACCACCCCCCGGCTGGCGGGCCCCTCTGGATTGGGCCACCTACCCCCGACCGATCGAATCCCTCGGGCCCGAACCCGCACCCGGCATGCCGCCCGAAGGGGCTCTCACCGCCCTGGACTGGATGCACGGCGAAGGTGGCCGCCTGATCTATGACTGCGAGCCCTGGAGCTTTCTGCAGGGAGGACTTTGCCAATGACGTGTGGCCGGCTACTGGTCCTGCTCGTTCTGTTCGGATGTCAGCCATCGCCCTCTGCGGAAATCGATGGGGCTGGACAGGAAGGCGCGCAGAGAAATTCCACTCATGAGCTCTTCGATCTGGGTGAGGATCTCAATGTGGCCATCGAGATTGCTCCGAACGTCTTCCAGTCGCGCGGCACGGCCAATGCACAAGCGATCGTGACGACCGAAGGCACCGTCATCGTCGACACCGGCCTCTCCAACCAGCCGAAGGTGCAGGAACAATTGCTCGAGATCATCCCCGGCCCGGTCAGCCATGTCGTGCTCACCCATGCGCACGCAGACCACTATAGTGCGACCGACTCTTTCGCCGACAGCCAGACCGAAATCGTCGCTCATGCCGAATTCGCGCACAACCAGCGCTACCTCAAGGAACTCTCGCCCCTTCTGATGTCGCGCAACGCGATCTTTTTTCCCGACCACACCCCGGCTGTCCCCGGGATCCTCTCGGGGCTGGTCAAACATCTCTATCCGACGGTTGAGCCGACGCGCGTGCTGTACGAGCCCTACGCTTTCGAACAGGGCGGGATCCGGTTCGAGATTATCCCGACACCCGGCGCCGAGGGAGCCGACGGGCTCTCGGTCTGGCTGCCCGATCAGGAGATCCTGTTTACCGGAGATCTTTTCGGAACCACCTTCCCCATGTGGCCCAACCTGACGTCCATGCGAGGCGAGAGAGCGCGATTTCCGAAACCCTACATGGATTCGCTCGACAGAATTCTGGAACTCGATCCCGAAATGCTTGTGCCGAGCCATTTTGCCCCGATCGAAGGAAAGGAAAGGATCCGCGCGGGCCTGCGACGTATGCGTGACGCCATCGCCTATGTGGAGCAAGCGGTGTTCGATGGCATGAATGCGGGCAAGGATGTCCATACGCTGATGCGAGAGATCCAACTGCCGCCCGACCTTGCCCTGCCTGAACCCCACGGCAAGGTATCCTGGGGGGTGCGGAGTATCTGGGAGGCCTATACCGGCTGGTTCCATCTGCAGCAGACCTCCGAGATCTACGCGCTGCCGCGCAACGAGGTCTATCCCGAACTGGTCGCCATGGCCGGCGGCGCATCCGCGATCGCGGCACGAGCGCAGCAAAGACTGGACGAAGGCCGAATACTCGAAGCATTGCACCTGACCGAGATTGCGTTGGACGCGGAGCCCGAAAACGGACAAGTTCGGCAAACCCAAACGAATATCCTCGAAGTTCTTCTTGACGAAAGTGGCCGAACAAACCACTTCGAAACCTTTTGGCTGGAGCACCAACTTGGGAGAAATCGTGAATAAGACTCATCCTCAAAGTCCATCGGCTACCCAACCCGGATTCCTCCGGAGCCGGCTCGCATGGGCCGCTCTATTCAGCTTGCTGGCGGCCCTGCTCGTACCACAAGAATCTCACGCCCAATCGGAAAGCACCCCCGCCTCGGACATCCAGTACATGGAGGCGATCGAAGAAACCGACACCCTGGGCGGCGAAGATGCGGTGGTCGACTCGATGGACCAACAAGTCGAGCAAGCCCAAGCAGGAGAATCGCTCACCCGAGTCAGCCCGACACGCGAAGCCAGGATCGAGGAGATCGTGGTCAGCGCGCGCAAACGGGCGGAGTTGCTCGAGGACACGCCAGTATCCATCACAGCACTCGGTGCCGAGGTCCTGCGTGAGTCCGGCATCAACCGACTCGACGGGATCCAGGAATTGGTGCCCAACCTGCGCATCGACTCGGGCATCAACGGCAACTCCACCCTGATCCGCATACGCGGCGTGGGGACCTCGACTGCAGGCGTGGCATTTGAGCCCGGTGTGGGACTTTATGTCGACGGTGTCTTTCTGCCCCGCGCGCTCGGATCCCTGATGGATCTGGTCGATGTGGGCCAGATCGAAGTCCTGCGCGGGCCGCAGGGAACGCTTTTCGGAAAAAACACTGTCGGCGGAGCGATCAATATCACCACCGTAAAGCCGCAGGATCAGCTCGAGGCTTTCGCGATGGTTCGGCCCGGAAATTTCGGTTCGGTGACCACCCGCGCCATGGTCAATATCCCCATCGATATCGGCTGGCTGCGCGACCGGCTCTCCAGCCGTTTTTCGGTCGCCACCACCAACGACCGCGGCTATGTCTACAACGAGACACAGGACCTCTATCAATCCGATCGAAATTCCGTAGCCTTCCTCGGAAGCCTGCGGTTCCAACCGATCGAGGACCTGACCATCGACGCCAGCGGCACCTGGACGCGCGAACACAACCGTAACCGCGGCGGCCGTTGCGTCTATGTGCGCGAAAGCGGCCTGCAATCGCGCGGACTCGAGGCCGCCTGTCGCGCCAGCAAGCCTTACCGGATCAATGCGAACGTCCCGATGCTCTTTGACCTGCGCAGCTACGGCGCCTGGGGCACCGCCACCTACCAGATTGGTGACGTGGGTCCGATCGAGGACTTGAGCGTCAAATTTCTGACCTCGTGGCGCGAACAGCGCAACCGTTTTCGCGGCGACACCGATATGACAATCGAACCGACCGTGGACCGCCTCGGTGTTGGCGGCGAATTCGCGCCCTCCGGAATCCCGACAAATGGCGGCGAAGGAACTGCGCGACAGATCTCCGAAGAACTCCAGGTCAACGGCAGCGCCCTTGACGATCGCCTGAATTTCGTGGCCGGCTATTTCGTCTTCTGGGAAAATGCCACCGAACCCACCAACACCACAACCGACATCAAGCTGCGCGATGTACCCGCATCCATCACCCGCAGCACCTATGCCACTATCGGCACCGACAACTCGAACTGGGCGGTCTATTCCCAGGCAACGCTCGACGTCACCGATTGGCTGAGTGCGACGGCCGGCCTGCGCTACAGCGAAGATCTGAAACAGGCGTCGCTAGAGCAGTACGCTGTCGAGACAGGTGAGGAAACCTTTGCGGGCTCCGGCCGCCAGCTGTTTTCGCGCTTCACCCCGATGGCCAGCATCGCGGCCACCGTGCCCGAGCGCTATCTTGATGATTCGCCCTTCGATCATATCATGGGCTACTTCACCTATTCGCAGGGCTTCAAAGGAGGCGGCTTCAACGCCGTCCCCGGACCGCGCATCGACGACCAACTAGCGGAATTGCCGGCGTTCGGCCCCGAGATCCTCGACAACTTCGAGATCGGTGCCAAGACCGTCTTTCTGGACCAACGCTTGTCGGCCAACGTCTCGTTCTTTTTCGGCAGTTACGACGACATTCAGGTCACCAGTATTCAGGATCTGGGGGATCTGGACGGCGATGGAGTCCCCGAATTGGTCCGCATCACCCAGAATGCCGCCCAGGCAACGACCAAGGGGCTGGAATTCGAGCTCCTCGCGCGACCGATCGACGGGATGGTTGTGCAAGGCTCGGTAGGAGTCGTCGACGCCCGGTATGACAACTTCCCGGTGGCGATCTCGGACTATGATGGAAACGAGATCAATCGAAGCGGCGAGAGCTTTGCCGGTATTCCCCAGCTACAGACCTTCGTTTCGCTGCAGCATTCGTTCCCGGTGCAGGTCACTGGAGCCCAGATGCTCGACGGCTACATCACGCCGCGGCTGGAATGGGCCTATACATCCGAGATCTACTACTCCGGGCGCGAACTGCTGCAGGGCCGCCAAGGTGGCGTCAACCTTCTGAACGGCCGCCTCTCGTGGGACTTCCTCGATGATCGCGCGCAGGTCGCCCTATGGTCCAAAAACATGCTCAACGAAAAGGTCATCGATTACGTGACCCCGCTTTCGGCGACCTTCGGCGTGGCGAACCGCTTCTATCGGGTACCGCGCACGTTCGGGGCCGAGCTTTCCTATACGTTCTGAGGAGGCCAAACGCGCCGGATCCCGCCCCGACCATGCCGGGGAGACCCGGATTCATTTTGGTGGGGGGCCATCTCAACACTTGCGCGTTCGGGCCTCTATATGGTCTAGAAATCGGTTAATACGCAGATCTTTTCGAACCAGCAACCCCATCCTCAAACCCGGAACCTCACCCCGCAGCGGC from Candidatus Binatia bacterium encodes:
- a CDS encoding molybdopterin dinucleotide binding domain-containing protein, producing LHMHPQDAAQVGIAEGALADVISPVATVRVPVRIIEDLMPGSVALPHGWGHQHADGLGVASRTSGVNVNLLAADGPERIERLSGMAHLTGIDVEIRPAAGALDPTSWSGLPAESPVNPEPQDRTA
- a CDS encoding class I SAM-dependent methyltransferase; translated protein: MSKPREDVLPTYNRVATGWDLHRDCSLFEKPYLDRFLALAPGQRVLDLGCGSGRPIAAYLHGQGAAVTGVDGASGMTAIFQRNLPDCEVLTADMRGLELGRVFDAILAWDSFFHLPVSDQIAMFPVFSRHLVAGGVLMFTSGPQAGEVWGTVEGQSVYHASLDPAQYRFHLKASGMCDLSFTPEDPCCQGRSIWIAQA
- a CDS encoding VOC family protein, giving the protein MNIFVSDLDRAVDFYEGTLGLVRVSYEQEHGYAAFRAGAISLGLAVAEPRQDELVGRHTGVGLAVADLEAEHARLTALGVTFSLPPTRQPWGGFMAMFADPEGNIFYLDEVAVMHSA
- a CDS encoding TetR/AcrR family transcriptional regulator; protein product: MSSGRDSEVQQRGDGTGQAARREPGTATRDRIIAAAEELFAARGVDAVSLVEIGVAAGQRNRSAVQYHFHDKAGMVAAVRAKHQPAIEAHRIQLLEELESRPAPRLRGFVEALVYPLAEHVRSTPGGRAYLCMSAGLLGHPEYSPMSRESTASPTAVRLMSHLSERSRRLPHDAVGPRMLLVTGMLFHGLADHARGPSSPASGDEDQWRQIVENLVICIVAVLKAPEPRQPQGLKQSSGSGASS
- a CDS encoding sulfatase-like hydrolase/transferase, which gives rise to MDRPNIIVMLADDLGWADVGFHGGPIDTPGLDRLAREGLELERFYTTPICSPTRAALMTGRDPMRLGIAYAVIMPWRNNGVHPDEHFMPESFRAAGYQTAMVGKWHLGHSQQTYHPNERGFEHFYGHLHTEVGYFPPFAAQGGRDFQRNGVSIEDEGYETFLMGEEASRWIRDRDKNKPFFLYVPFLAPHTPLDAPEDLQEKYADLVDDREPTRSRESDRSRMIGKLTLRPSARPMYAAVVDAMDQAIAQILDTLDQQGIADNTIVLFFSDNGGAAYATGGADNAPLRGGKGDTFEGGIRVVSVMRWPKEIPAGEKFPEISSVMDVFPTLAAAAGVSSGAAKELDGRNLWPAIQGTGKAPALDDYLFFTSETPIRGSFSFTAFDDEWKLVQEIQQGFLSADVTNYLFRIDDDPHERNNLAAANPEVVARMSDAIQRWRLLYPVSGTRSELVPPPGWRAPLDWATYPRPIESLGPEPAPGMPPEGALTALDWMHGEGGRLIYDCEPWSFLQGGLCQ
- a CDS encoding MBL fold metallo-hydrolase — translated: MTCGRLLVLLVLFGCQPSPSAEIDGAGQEGAQRNSTHELFDLGEDLNVAIEIAPNVFQSRGTANAQAIVTTEGTVIVDTGLSNQPKVQEQLLEIIPGPVSHVVLTHAHADHYSATDSFADSQTEIVAHAEFAHNQRYLKELSPLLMSRNAIFFPDHTPAVPGILSGLVKHLYPTVEPTRVLYEPYAFEQGGIRFEIIPTPGAEGADGLSVWLPDQEILFTGDLFGTTFPMWPNLTSMRGERARFPKPYMDSLDRILELDPEMLVPSHFAPIEGKERIRAGLRRMRDAIAYVEQAVFDGMNAGKDVHTLMREIQLPPDLALPEPHGKVSWGVRSIWEAYTGWFHLQQTSEIYALPRNEVYPELVAMAGGASAIAARAQQRLDEGRILEALHLTEIALDAEPENGQVRQTQTNILEVLLDESGRTNHFETFWLEHQLGRNRE
- a CDS encoding TonB-dependent receptor encodes the protein MNKTHPQSPSATQPGFLRSRLAWAALFSLLAALLVPQESHAQSESTPASDIQYMEAIEETDTLGGEDAVVDSMDQQVEQAQAGESLTRVSPTREARIEEIVVSARKRAELLEDTPVSITALGAEVLRESGINRLDGIQELVPNLRIDSGINGNSTLIRIRGVGTSTAGVAFEPGVGLYVDGVFLPRALGSLMDLVDVGQIEVLRGPQGTLFGKNTVGGAINITTVKPQDQLEAFAMVRPGNFGSVTTRAMVNIPIDIGWLRDRLSSRFSVATTNDRGYVYNETQDLYQSDRNSVAFLGSLRFQPIEDLTIDASGTWTREHNRNRGGRCVYVRESGLQSRGLEAACRASKPYRINANVPMLFDLRSYGAWGTATYQIGDVGPIEDLSVKFLTSWREQRNRFRGDTDMTIEPTVDRLGVGGEFAPSGIPTNGGEGTARQISEELQVNGSALDDRLNFVAGYFVFWENATEPTNTTTDIKLRDVPASITRSTYATIGTDNSNWAVYSQATLDVTDWLSATAGLRYSEDLKQASLEQYAVETGEETFAGSGRQLFSRFTPMASIAATVPERYLDDSPFDHIMGYFTYSQGFKGGGFNAVPGPRIDDQLAELPAFGPEILDNFEIGAKTVFLDQRLSANVSFFFGSYDDIQVTSIQDLGDLDGDGVPELVRITQNAAQATTKGLEFELLARPIDGMVVQGSVGVVDARYDNFPVAISDYDGNEINRSGESFAGIPQLQTFVSLQHSFPVQVTGAQMLDGYITPRLEWAYTSEIYYSGRELLQGRQGGVNLLNGRLSWDFLDDRAQVALWSKNMLNEKVIDYVTPLSATFGVANRFYRVPRTFGAELSYTF